In Aliiglaciecola sp. LCG003, a genomic segment contains:
- a CDS encoding ABC transporter ATP-binding protein, with product MTNPTNPQSDKLPSPALAAHQLTKVYKSGELQINALRGVDFELYPNEMVVLLGASGSGKSTLLNILGGLDTPTSGRVIYQGHDLSKASDNQLTRFRRDHVGFVFQFYNLIPSLTALENVALVTEIAQHPISPLDALALVNMADRKDHFPAQLSGGEQQRVAIARAIAKQPDILLCDEPTGALDQQTGILVLEAIENINRQLGTATAVITHNTVVGDMAHRIVYISDGLISGSTVNTQPRPASELVW from the coding sequence ATGACCAACCCAACTAACCCACAGAGTGACAAACTGCCCTCGCCAGCATTGGCAGCCCATCAGTTAACCAAAGTGTATAAGAGTGGCGAGCTGCAAATTAATGCCTTAAGAGGCGTAGATTTTGAGCTTTACCCCAACGAAATGGTGGTATTACTTGGAGCCTCAGGCAGTGGCAAATCTACCTTACTCAACATTTTAGGCGGATTGGACACCCCTACCTCCGGACGGGTTATTTATCAAGGACACGATTTAAGTAAAGCCAGTGATAACCAGTTAACCCGCTTCAGGCGGGACCATGTTGGTTTCGTGTTTCAATTCTATAACCTTATCCCCAGTCTAACTGCGTTGGAAAATGTTGCTTTGGTTACCGAAATTGCTCAGCACCCTATTAGTCCGCTGGATGCGCTAGCGCTGGTCAATATGGCTGACCGCAAAGATCACTTTCCTGCACAGCTATCCGGTGGAGAGCAACAGCGGGTGGCGATAGCACGGGCCATTGCCAAACAACCCGATATACTATTGTGTGATGAGCCAACTGGTGCACTTGATCAGCAAACTGGTATCTTGGTCCTCGAAGCCATTGAAAATATTAATCGCCAACTGGGCACGGCCACAGCCGTTATTACTCACAATACAGTGGTGGGTGATATGGCCCATCGTATTGTGTATATTTCAGATGGCTTAATCTCTGGTAGCACAGTCAATACACAGCCTCGCCCGGCCAGTGAATTGGTTTGGTAG
- a CDS encoding cation:proton antiporter, whose protein sequence is MQDISLALPQFFVGIGGILLVGAAVDFIGRRSIFPRVTLLLVMGILIGDRGLAIIPPLLTENFELAANIALMVVGFLLGAQFELQALKLSSKDILWISIIAALFTLLFVSFGLLFTHLDFALIILLASIASATAPAPIVDIILEKQKPSIFSSLLLKIVALDDIWALLLFSIGLATMTMFYREGSGLDALFHASYHLLGALLLGTLIGIPAAYLTGRIRPGQPTLVEALGLVFTCGGLANWLDVSFLIAVMTMGAMITNMATHHEYPFHEIENIEWPFMVIFFVLAGASLDVSALKDVTWVAVIYVAFRSVGKYLGAWLGAKISGAPKVVRNWIGLAMLPQAGVEIGMALIAANQFAEYAQTILSLVISSTIFFELIGPILTRIAIGKADNALEPPK, encoded by the coding sequence GTGCAAGACATCAGCTTAGCGTTACCGCAATTTTTTGTGGGGATTGGCGGCATTTTATTAGTTGGTGCAGCGGTAGATTTTATTGGGCGTCGCAGTATCTTCCCCAGAGTTACCTTATTACTGGTGATGGGGATTTTAATTGGCGATCGCGGACTGGCAATTATACCGCCTTTGCTGACCGAAAATTTTGAATTAGCCGCTAATATCGCCTTGATGGTAGTTGGTTTTTTACTTGGTGCACAATTTGAATTACAAGCATTGAAACTAAGCAGCAAAGATATACTGTGGATTTCGATTATTGCCGCGTTATTTACTCTATTGTTTGTCTCATTTGGCCTGTTATTCACCCATTTGGATTTTGCCTTAATTATTCTGCTGGCCAGCATCGCATCGGCCACCGCCCCGGCTCCCATTGTTGACATCATTTTAGAGAAACAGAAGCCGAGTATATTCTCGAGCTTATTGCTGAAAATCGTCGCCTTGGATGATATATGGGCACTGCTATTATTTAGTATTGGCTTGGCGACTATGACCATGTTTTATCGGGAAGGTAGCGGTTTGGATGCATTATTCCATGCCAGCTATCATTTACTCGGGGCATTATTATTGGGCACCTTGATTGGTATCCCTGCGGCCTATTTAACCGGTCGGATAAGACCGGGGCAACCCACCTTGGTCGAGGCTTTGGGCTTGGTGTTTACCTGTGGTGGTTTGGCGAATTGGCTTGATGTGTCGTTCTTGATAGCAGTAATGACCATGGGCGCGATGATCACCAATATGGCAACACATCATGAATATCCATTCCATGAAATTGAAAATATCGAATGGCCCTTTATGGTTATTTTTTTCGTACTAGCAGGGGCGTCTCTAGACGTTAGTGCCTTGAAAGACGTTACCTGGGTGGCGGTCATTTATGTGGCGTTTCGTTCAGTAGGTAAATATCTTGGTGCTTGGCTGGGCGCAAAAATTAGTGGAGCACCAAAGGTCGTTCGCAATTGGATCGGTTTGGCTATGCTGCCACAAGCAGGAGTTGAAATAGGTATGGCGTTAATTGCGGCTAACCAGTTTGCCGAATATGCGCAAACGATTTTATCTTTGGTGATTAGTTCAACTATCTTCTTTGAGCTAATCGGACCTATATTGACCCGTATAGCTATAGGCAAAGCTGACAACGCATTGGAGCCGCCGAAATAG
- a CDS encoding c-type cytochrome: MKIKLLAAVGIAITVGIVGCDSSPSSPRGFSLPEGNADMGKTVFLKHQCTSCHSIEGINSAELDQELSAPLALGGESTRVTTYAELVTSIINPSHKVARGFKVNGVDSEGQSKMRNVNDVMTVAELIDLVAFLQPHYKVKPATYTHYGQYRKL; this comes from the coding sequence ATGAAAATAAAATTATTGGCGGCGGTTGGCATAGCAATAACGGTGGGAATTGTTGGCTGTGATTCCAGCCCCTCTTCTCCCCGAGGTTTCAGCCTCCCCGAAGGCAATGCTGACATGGGCAAAACGGTATTCCTCAAGCATCAATGCACTTCATGCCATTCGATTGAAGGAATAAATAGCGCAGAGTTAGATCAAGAGCTATCGGCTCCATTGGCACTGGGCGGCGAGTCAACTCGCGTAACTACCTATGCAGAATTGGTCACATCTATTATCAATCCTTCTCATAAAGTTGCTCGTGGATTTAAAGTAAATGGCGTTGACTCTGAAGGGCAAAGTAAAATGCGTAACGTCAATGATGTCATGACAGTGGCTGAGCTCATCGATTTAGTGGCGTTTTTACAACCTCATTATAAAGTCAAACCTGCTACCTACACTCACTATGGTCAATACCGCAAGCTCTAA
- a CDS encoding cytochrome b: MDKIAFNGFNRYSLALHWLMALLLAAVYGCIELREMYPKGSDPRELLKTWHFMLGLSVFVLVWLRLLARLVFAKPQIIPAPPVWQRYLASTMYIAFYLIMIGMPLGGWLILSAEGKVVPFYGLELPTLIAPDKDLGHTIEEIHQTVGTVGYYLIGLHTLAAFYHHYFRGDNTLQNMLPNWLRR; encoded by the coding sequence ATGGATAAAATAGCATTCAATGGATTCAATCGTTACTCGCTTGCATTACATTGGTTGATGGCCTTGTTGCTTGCTGCAGTTTATGGCTGTATAGAACTAAGAGAAATGTATCCAAAGGGCAGTGATCCGCGGGAGCTACTGAAAACCTGGCACTTTATGTTGGGGCTTAGCGTATTTGTATTAGTATGGTTGCGATTATTGGCGCGGTTAGTTTTTGCTAAACCGCAAATTATACCTGCTCCCCCTGTCTGGCAACGCTATCTTGCCAGCACCATGTACATCGCTTTCTATTTGATAATGATAGGTATGCCTCTCGGTGGCTGGTTAATTCTTAGCGCAGAAGGGAAAGTAGTGCCATTTTATGGATTAGAATTACCTACTTTGATCGCTCCAGATAAAGATCTTGGGCATACAATCGAAGAAATTCACCAAACAGTAGGAACGGTTGGTTATTACTTAATTGGCTTGCATACATTAGCTGCTTTTTATCATCATTATTTTAGGGGGGACAATACTTTGCAAAATATGTTGCCTAATTGGCTGCGCCGATAA